From the genome of Triticum aestivum cultivar Chinese Spring chromosome 1A, IWGSC CS RefSeq v2.1, whole genome shotgun sequence:
tgCATTGAGTCTaaacttttttttattttcctatgaaatgtgaaggatagaAACCAATCCTATGTAGAAATAGGAATCCATTTTTATGAACCAAAAgggtttaaaaaaaatcctataaaaatcctatcctctagagaattcctatgaaattcctctaaaCGAAAGAAGGCCTTAGAGGTTGCACTTCGGGAGGGCAATCGAGTCCTGCTTCTTGTTTCTTCGAAGCTGGGCCGGGGCTGCTCAAAAAAATTGCACGGCAGGCTGCTCAACCTCTGATTGGATGGGCATCCTGGCCGCTCGATCGGATCTATCACCCACGGACGGTGGGGATTCGATCTCGTCAGCGGATAGAGCCCTCTTCGGCTTGCACGGGCGTGATGCAGCAATACTTGAGAAACTgaaatgctctctctctctctctctctctctgcatgtTTCTGTGCTATTTTTTGGCACCACCATTGCCTAAGATTTTGTGTGATATTTATTTTCTTTCTAATTGCAGGATGAACATGCTCTTACTTTACTCGCATCTTGTTTACCGAGTTTCATGTTTATAATCTGTGAATGAGTTTCTCATCTCAACTCTTTACTCCACATTGAACTAGAAATGGCTCGACTTCTGAATTGCATTAGGTTTATCGTCAATGTGACCTTACGAATGGATTTTGTGTTGGCTAGGGCGTCGCGATCGGCCAAGAGCCGTCGCGGCATGGTTCAGGAGGCTCGGGGTGGTTCATCAAGTGGAGCAGGTCCTGGAGGAAGTGGAGTAAGAGTAGCAAGAGCGAAGACGGTGTCAAGAAGGAAGGAATGGAGAAAAGGCAGAAGGAGCAAACACAGCATTTCAGTACACCAGCAACCCAGCATTTCAGTCCAGTCCAGACTAAAGGGGCAACCAACAGCAAGAGCAAAACCACTCAGTCGATTACCTTTGCAACTCAAGTGATTTTGTAACTCCAGTGCCATTAGGCCGCGCTTGGAATCAGTGTAATCAAATACAGACGTATTTATTTTACACGAGTAACTTACCGGCcactattatttattttatttacacgAGTAACTTACCGGCCACTAGCAGATTTTCAGTCGGAAACAAAACAATGGACAGAGGTCTGTATTTTTTTCCTACAGAGGTATCTGAAACTACAACGGTAATCCAAACAAGGCCTTAGCATTCATATTATGACAATATGTTTTCAGAAATCACATGCACAATCATGAGTAACCCCTAACCAACAAGAGGCAGGCAGGATGCCAAGATCTATGTTAGTAAGTGTATGTAGCTCAAGGCAACAGTAATGTCTTTAATACATCTTGTTCAAAAAATGAAAAGCAGACTCTGGTGCAACAGGGCTACTCGCTAGCTGAACAGGCTCCTCGATTCTAGATAATAGACCTCAAAATGTGTGCAAGTGCAGAGAGAAATAACTCGGAAATAAGATTTGACCAAACCAAGCAATAACAGACCCTGAAGAATCAAAACATCCCAAGTGCTTGCTAATCAAGAAATGCAAGACCAAACTACTCTAGTGCTGCAACAGGGCCTACTTACTAGTATATGAAACATGAATCGCAAAACATGCTCCAAACTGCAAAATAGTTGAACAGCCTCCTCAATCCACGCTCTTCCACATTATAGACCTCAAAATGTGATCAGCACCACCACAGGATGATGAAAGATTCAATAGTCGAGACCCGATTAGGTCCATGGTTGCACATAAATTATACAGTATACTAGATGTTTGATTTCATTAAGCACAACAAAGAGGTTCTAGTCGTCTAATCATCGGCCTCGGTTTTggacttcttttttttctttttcccttctGTGGCCGTCTTAGGCTCAACAGACTCTGCAGCATCacggttcttctttttctttttcttgggaGTCTCGTCTTGCTCGCCATCGACATTGGCTGCCATCTCTTGATCCTGGGGCTCCTCTAGCTTgtgcttctttttctttttcttcttctctgtCCCTTCTTCTGCTGCCGCCGTGTTGGCAGGCTTATCAAGATCCATGGCGTCACCGTCAGCCTCAGATTTGGACTTCTTTTTCTTACTTTTCTTGGCAGTCGTGTCACCGTTCTCCTTCTCCTTATCTGCGAAAAGAAATGTTCAGGGCAAGGTGTAAATATACACTTGTACAAAAAGACTTGAAATTaagttattgagagaccaatataTAAAGACAAGTACCCTTACCCTCCTCTGAGACTGTGTTGGTCATACCCTcctcaattgcagctttcattACATCAAGGTTCTTGCGTGGTGCAACACCCTTGTCATAAAAGTCTAATCTCTCCTCGACTTGTTCACGCAGTTTCTCACCAAAAATGGAGCTACTCATATCTGGAATTCATAAACCAGTGAGGAAAACAAACAGAAAAGGCAGTCAGGATGTTTAACCTTTGCAAACAAAGTCCTTCAACTAACCTGAATAACAGTCAATGCGTGAAGCAATTGAGCATTTGTTTGCCAGGTATCTAGCCATTCTTCCCTTGTTCTTGGTCGATGCACGGCCAATAAAAGATGAGTGGAATATGAGGCCATACTTGGGTGTGTTTCCACGTGTTTTAAGAGCTCTGCGGTAAAATTAGGAAATCAATCACAATATTTCAGAAGCATAGAGGACAAAGTCTGAATACTTGACGAAACAGTTAGTACTTGAGTAGAAGGGCAACTACAAATAAGAAAGCACAGCTTGGAAATAGGGTGTGGGAATGCATAGGCAGTCCAGTCAGTCACAATTACCTGAAGAGCGCCTTCTCAGCACCTAGTATCTGGAGAGTGGAGGCAGGGCATTTTGCAAGATTTGAAAGACTGCCAGCATGAGAGATTAACCGAGCTCCAACCATTTCACCAATCAATGACGTCAGattaggtgcaatatcattcatctTTGTCACCAGATACTCATAGAGATTTTTACGGTACTCAGATAGATTCATGACCCTTTGAGCAAACTGTTGGACATTGATCAAATCAACTGGTGAAAGGTCCTGGCCTGAAAATAAAAAGAATACGTAAACTAAGCAACCATGGCAACTACTGAGAAGCAATACCAATTGTGGAGATGGTTGTTACCCATAGATGCCTTTGCTGCTTCAACAATTTCTTTTGCCTTGTCCTCATCTCCAATCAGATCTGCTAAAGCTGGAATGTCTTTCTCTGACAAATCAGATTTGTTTACTACAAACTTGGCAAGCTTAGCATAAAGGTAGTTGTCATTCACAATTTTGACCAGCTCAGGAAAATGCCATCCATACCACTCCCTGCATCATGGTTAAGCAACAATTAATACACCCATGCAACTAACACAACTACAGTGACAAATGTTTAAAACTAGTTACAGCGCCAACAAgggtaaaaagaaaaagaaatttgtCATTACACCCACCAAAAGCATACAGTGTTGCCCCCCCAAAAAAGCATACATAGTGCAGGATATACTGCACAGTTGATAAGTTAAAATGATCTTTCACTACCATGGGATATACTGTAAGATAGTACAGTGTACACAGCACGTATGTCACTGTAAGCCCGAAAGTGACATGTCTGGACATGCAACTAACATAAACACAGGAAGATGTATTTGATCACGTGAATTGAGGAGATTTGTCAAGACTCACAATACGCAATTGAATGTGCATGGTAAAACCAGAGACTTGGGCTTAGGGTTTGAAATATAGCATATAGACAAAATATGATTGATGCCACTGATGTAAAAGAAAAACTGGTTACAAAAGAAGAGGCATACAAACGACATTAATCAAATTTCAGCTGTTTTTTTAACTCCTGCAATcagaaatggtggcataaccagcATATACCGACAGCTAAACTGGAAAAGTAATGAACAAATGTCAACTCTAGTGCCTATACCTAGAACTTTCTCAGGACTTGTATGTCGCCATCAACTTTTCTTTTTGAGATAATCCAAGTCTCATCGCGACAGCCAAACCAAAGAACCAGATACTGGTTAATAAATTAAGCAAGTTAAGAATAAGATGAGGAACCAACCTCACTCTCATGGAGAAGGAATTGACATCCTTATCGAGTGTATCCAACAGAAAGATGGCTTGAATCACCATGTTATCCACGCGATTCACATTGAACTTGACCTTTGCCCTGCTATAGCTATGCCCCAGACCCAACTGGGCCTTCTCCAGGTCAGATGGCTGCAAtaaaaaacaaacagaacaaagtTTACAAACAAGTATATATGGAACAAGAGCAGTGATGGAATGAAACCAATTTGTGAAACTACAGACAATTCACTGTATGATCTAGGTAAACTTAATTAGTAAAAATGATATGTCAAGCATAAGGTGGTAATTGTCCAACTCTCTGCGCCGACTTGATGCAAAATCATACTGTAGTTCATACCACCAAAACATTAAACTTTTCCCACTGCTGCACAATCCTCTAAAATCAAATACACCAGCCACAACCCAGGCCAGACCACAATGTGATTTGATTTATCCTACTAGACAGCTTTACGACCCATGTCTGACAGTTGAATCTTTATTACGGGACAATGTAAAACATGGAAACTAGACAGACGCAAATGCAAAAATCCATCACCTTGAGTTGGTCAATGAACTGATCGAAGTGCAGCCGCACGGCGCGGAGCAGTTCCTGGACATAGTCGTTGGACTCGCAGGGGATTCCGGTGGCCTCGGTGATGTGGGAGCCGACCTTGGGCTCCATGACGCCGACCCTGAACTTGGCCTTCTTCCCCTCCTTGACCTTGGGCAGGTTGAGCTCCAGGAAGTTCCTCAGCTCGTCGGTCATGATCCCTGGGCCACCAAAGGAGCATTCGCTCGTCACGGGGGTCATAATAAAGCAGGGAGATTTGACACGAGGGTTCCACCGGGAGAGGAGGGGGCACGGTACCTTCGGAGATGGCGTTGCACTGGTTGAGGGCGTCGACGGCGGAGAGGAAGGGGGTGAAGCCGGCGAGCTTGACGGCCTTGCTGAAGCGCTTGAGGTCGAGCACGGTGGAGCGGACGGCGTCCACGCTCTGGCCGATCTCGTCGATGCCGTGGGCGTGGAAGAGCGCGTACCCCGACGCCGACTCGAAGAGCAGGTAGAGCGCCATCTCGCCCGCGCGCTTCGCCGGCGGCGGCCGAGGGGTTTGGGGGGGCGGAGGcggggaagaggctagggtttagGCCAAGGGATGTGGGCTTCGCCGGGGCCTTACTTATGGTGGGGTTTCCGTTGACGCTACGCTGGGAAGTCTGGGCCGTTCGATTGGATCAGCGCCGGTTGCACAATTCTCTTCCCCTCCTTTCGCTATTctaacatctactccctccgtaaactaatataagagcgtttagatcactactttagtgatctaaacacttttatattagtttacagagggagtaacataAAAATAAGATAAAATTATCACCATTTGTACTGTGAAACTGCTATGCACACGATACACCCTTCTCTGTTATTGTTACCGTTTTACCTTCCTATCAATTGGTTTTAATCTTGTGACTAGCACGACAAGGGGCTACAATCCTGATGCGTTGGGGACAAGCGTGTTTTGTGCGCAGATGCCGCGCACTTTGTTTGTTAGGTGACTCGTTCTGTATTGACAATCTTGATTCCTAGCTGAGACAAATACTTGTTGATGGGCTGCTACTTCACCCTTATACTTATGGGAATCCCAACCACACTGCGGAAGAAACAATAACCCAACAAAATCTATGGTAGCCCGTCTACCCTAGTGCCAAACACGATGGCGACAGTAAAATGGCCAGATAAAAAAAGTACAAACGGGTCAAATTGTCTTAAAGTTTGATCAAAGGGTCAAAACAGTTAATTTAGCCTCTACCAGTGCCCACCCATCCAATAAGGTGCAGCCAGCTCATCGGTACCACATTTGTATATCTCTGTATTGTGCAAATCCCCTCTTGTATAGCAATTTTAAGAAGTCACATCAACTGCCATGCCGGTCTCTCAAACTTTTCTCACACAAAAACAACTACCTTACGTCAGAGAAGTGCATGCCGCATGCATGCTTGGGTCCCAATTTTCCGTCCTCTCTCCGCACCCAAAACCCATTCATTTTATTTGGCTTTGTAAATTTAGAcaacttatatttttttttacCAAAACTAAACTTTTTAGACTTTATATATATTTGAAACTCTGGCAACAAGATCTTTAAAACATAACCAATATTGCATATTTTTTATACGTGTTTAAATTGTAGtatttcataaattttagatgGCCAATATTTTTAACAGTAATGCTCTATTattgaatttttttatatatttcaattcCTGAACATATATTCTTTAGAACAAGACCAATCTTGAATATGTTTAAACTAGTTTCATTTTTGCTATCTCAATCATATTAAAATTTTAATTTCACGCATTTCATATTTACATATTTAGATTATTGAAATCAGCTACTGCTATGATTGAAATCACTTTTATGAAAAAACAATTCGTGTATATGAAACCTTTTTCAGTGTGAAATATGTGAAACTTGCTATTTCAAAAATGAAACACtggttatttaaaaaaaattggagTTGACTGTCTCAATTTTTTTAAAGTGAGTGAAGTCTTGTTTGAAACTACTGAAATTGTTTTTTTTCAAAGATATTTTTTTCAAATAAGTGAAATCAGTTCTCTGAAATAAGTAAATCATTTCACTCGTTTTATAAGTAAGACATCCGGCATTTCACAAGTGAAATAAGTGAAATCTGTTTTTGATACACATGACACATATTTCAATGTAAAATACGTGAACcttgttatttagaatttttaAACCAGTTATTTCAAACACAACAAAATTCAATTGTTTTTGAACTCTTTTataatgagtgaaatatgtttaaTGAAGCAAGTGCTTTTTTGAAATAATTTAGATCGGTTTTTGACATGATTAAAATCAATtatttcaaatgattgaaatatttTTTCTTGCGAAACAGGTGAAACCAGTCTCTTAATGATTGAGATCCAGTTTTTGGAATGAGTGAAATTATATTCTTAAATGAATGAAGCGAGTGAAGTTAGTTTTTGAGTGAAATTGTATTTTTAAATGAGTGAAATTATAATCTTAAATGAGCGAAATCAATTTATAAACATGCATGTTTTAAAGCAAGTGAAATCGGTTATATGAAACAAGTACATCAGTATTTTAAAGCAATGAAATCAGTTTTAAAATGTGTGTgaatttttttaaatgcatgaattCTGCCATTTGAAATGAGTGAGATCGTATTTTTTTAATTGGGTCAAATGTTACTTTGAATCGGCTGGAATGTTTTTTGGAGATGACTGAAATATGTTTTTTCAGTttgagtgaaatatgttttttGAGATCAGCGAAACTAGTTCAAATGTATCCATAATTGATCTTATTCTGAAAGTCTTCTTGTCATGAattcgaatatatatatatatatatatcatccaaAAATTAAATTGAAGTTTTCGTTCAAAAGATATCTATCATCCAAAAATTCACAATGAAATTAAATGGAAGTtttttagtggagagagagggaatATTTTAAAATGCATGCAACCGGCCTTCTATGAACATTTTTTCTCTTTCCTAACAAAAGCTGACAATAGCATGCAAAGGACCCACATGTATTCCGTGTATTTCAATTCTGTCACTCACGCATCAAAAAAGGGCTCGAATCTCCAAAACAACATCAACGGCGGATGTCTCACCGATAGGTACCGGTTACGGTAAAAAAAATTACTCACATGGGAACGCTAGAAGCTGGAGAGAACGGGGAAGCCAAGTTTTTAGGATCAAAAGAGAAACTGTAAGTTATCGAGTTGATCGGTCACTCAATTGCACTGTACGCAACCGAGGACAGGTCAGACCCAGGCATTGCCACGACAGTAGTCGCCAGAAGTTCGGGTGTCGAGGAGAAGTACACCAAGCTCTGCACCTATGATGGTGTCACCATTTGGGAATCGAGCTAAATCCTCCGTGATAGAATTTTCACCCCCAACATGTTGTACACACAAGTAAATGTAGAAACAATCAACCAGTTACTGGACATTTGAAATAACCGTGAATACATTTGAGCAATACAAAGCTTGTTTTATTGGAGCTTGCCAATGGTTTTCTTCAGCAAGTGCTACTCATGTGCTGCTGCTACGCAACTGATTCTTTGACTTTGCTTTCGAAGGGGGCAGGGCATAAGCTCTTTCTGCTCCCAGACCAATAATGCTTACATTGGTGGCACAGCCATGTGAGACCCAGGGCATAGGGCTCCGGTCTACGTGATGTTAGCGACGGAATTCCCTAAATGACGCACATTGTGTCAAGATGTCGATGTTTGCAACTAGCAATAGATGGAGCGATcgcagtgggccggcccatgttACCTGTTTAGCATATACACGGATCCTGGTTTATTGCTGAACGATTTTTTTTTTGGTTTCCCttttttgttttggtttttatttttttatcaatttttcgttttttactttttcttttcttttttccttttcctttttcaagTTGATTTTCCTTTCAATATGTTTTTCGAAATTttattttgttcatattttcatgaAAAATTTATCTTTTAATTGTTATtcataaattaaaaaatgttctAGTATAAAAATATATAATAATTTCAAGCAATCTTCCTGTCTTTAAATTTTTTTACAAgttgaaaaaatgttcaagaatttcaaaatatgtttattattttttgttcacaagttgaattttttttcatttttgaaaaAATGTGCTTGTATGTTTTGGTTTCAAATTTTTGTCTGAAAATAAAAAACGTTCACatttcataaaatgttcgtgatttcaaaTTTTTGTTCGGAATTTCAAGTAATGTTCTTTTGTTCGTGATTACAAATTTTAGTCagagattcaaaaaatgttcaagaattttagaaaatgttcgttATTGAAAATTGTTCGGAATTTCATGAAATGTTCCATTTTAAAGTTTTTTttcacaatttttaaaaatgtCCGCGGTTTCAAAATTTTGTTCCACATATCATGAAATGTTCCACTTatcaaatatttttttcaaattcaaaaaatgttcacggtttCAACATTTGTTCAGAATTTAGTAATTTgtttacaaattcaaaaaatgaattatatttttccaaaaaaaataaaagtttttagttttttttgttcacatattcaaaaagtGTTCCGGTCTCCGGTTTTTCCTCCAGGAACTCAAGAAATGTTGGTACTTTTTCAAAATATACATTAAAATAACATTCATCCCAGTAAGTAATTCAGATTCGCTACAATAGCTACTTTCGGTTCGCTACTACATCTATGGTTAGTTCTTTAAGCTATGCACTGCTCTGTTAACAACAATATTGGTTAGCTGGAGTGGCTAGGAGCACGTATTAGTACATAGTTGGTCTATGGTTCAAATACGGGGTCGGCTCGTTTCTTTTTTCTGCTATCTTTTTCGTCCTGTGGTAGAacttaatgggccggcctagtcaGGCTGGTTAGCTTTCACCTTTCTCAAGCAAAGGTTTGTGGACTTCTACTCGGACATGTCCGCTGGCTCTATATGATTGGGTAGGATTATGCTCATTGTGAGATCGAAATAATAAAGAGAAGAGCCACATCCCTGTACCTTTGTCTATTTTGT
Proteins encoded in this window:
- the LOC123066934 gene encoding nucleolar protein 56 translates to MALYLLFESASGYALFHAHGIDEIGQSVDAVRSTVLDLKRFSKAVKLAGFTPFLSAVDALNQCNAISEGIMTDELRNFLELNLPKVKEGKKAKFRVGVMEPKVGSHITEATGIPCESNDYVQELLRAVRLHFDQFIDQLKPSDLEKAQLGLGHSYSRAKVKFNVNRVDNMVIQAIFLLDTLDKDVNSFSMRVREWYGWHFPELVKIVNDNYLYAKLAKFVVNKSDLSEKDIPALADLIGDEDKAKEIVEAAKASMGQDLSPVDLINVQQFAQRVMNLSEYRKNLYEYLVTKMNDIAPNLTSLIGEMVGARLISHAGSLSNLAKCPASTLQILGAEKALFRALKTRGNTPKYGLIFHSSFIGRASTKNKGRMARYLANKCSIASRIDCYSDMSSSIFGEKLREQVEERLDFYDKGVAPRKNLDVMKAAIEEGMTNTVSEEDKEKENGDTTAKKSKKKKSKSEADGDAMDLDKPANTAAAEEGTEKKKKKKKHKLEEPQDQEMAANVDGEQDETPKKKKKKNRDAAESVEPKTATEGKKKKKKSKTEADD